A region from the Gossypium hirsutum isolate 1008001.06 chromosome A08, Gossypium_hirsutum_v2.1, whole genome shotgun sequence genome encodes:
- the LOC107938680 gene encoding F-box/kelch-repeat protein At5g60570, which yields MVFRDSLKKSKTKVDGSEYDSPVVAGLQPPASYKHNLRVSQDDWDLLAYILLANKTNTKHVGQGLLDPEVRTLTFGYIGLNGKKPIIVARSGENHDGQASDNSLLPGLNDDMALNILARSSRSDYPNLSCLNKKFRSLIGSGYLYKLRRQLGIREDWVYLACNMMPWKAFDPMRQKWMRLPRIPCDDCFTCADKESLAVGTEVLVFGRELSGFAIWMYSLITHDWSRCPVMNLPRCLFGSSSLGEIAIVAGGSDKNGNVLKSAELYNSELGTWQTLPDMNFPRKLCSGFFMDGKFYVIGGMSSHTDCMSCGEEYNMQTRSWRRIENMYPGCNAGGTFHPAMRSPPLVAVVNNQLYSADQATNEVKKYDKVNNSWSVVKTLPVRADWNNGWGLAFKACGNSLLVIGAGGRGSGDNGVIVLHSWNPEDGSSNGADWSVLAVKERAGAFVYNCAVMGC from the coding sequence ATGGTGTTCAGAGATTCACTTAAGAAGTCAAAGACAAAAGTCGATGGGTCAGAATATGACTCACCAGTGGTGGCTGGTTTGCAACCTCCAGCATCATACAAACACAATTTGAGAGTTTCGCAAGATGATTGGGATCTATTGGCATACATTCTCTTGGCTAATAAAACTAATACGAAACATGTTGGGCAAGGTTTGCTGGACCCAGAAGTGCGTACTTTAACTTTTGGCTATATAGGACTGAACGGAAAGAAACCTATAATTGTAGCAAGATCTGGAGAAAATCATGATGGACAAGCATCGGATAACAGTCTACTACCTGGTCTTAATGATGACATGGCACTGAACATTCTGGCTCGGAGCAGCAGATCTGACTACCCAAATCTTTCCTGTTTAAACAAGAAATTTAGGTCACTGATCGGCAGCGGTTATTTATATAAACTGAGACGTCAGCTTGGCATAAGAGAAGACTGGGTTTATCTAGCCTGTAATATGATGCCTTGGAAAGCTTTTGATCCTATGAGACAGAAATGGATGAGGCTACCGAGGATTCCCTGTGATGATTGTTTTACTTGTGCTGATAAAGAGTCTCTGGCAGTGGGGACTGAAGTACTCGTATTTGGTCGTGAGTTGTCCGGATTTGCTATTTGGATGTATAGTTTGATTACTCACGATTGGTCAAGATGCCCCGTAATGAATTTGCCTCGATGTTTGTTTGGATCTAGCAGCCTTGGGGAGATTGCTATTGTAGCTGGGGGCAGCGATAAGAATGGGAACGTTCTAAAATCCGCTGAGCTTTACAATTCTGAGTTGGGTACTTGGCAAACCTTGCCGGATATGAACTTCCCACGTAAACTGTGTTCTGGTTTCTTTATGGATGGGAAATTTTATGTCATCGGGGGCATGTCGAGTCATACAGACTGTATGTCTTGTGGTGAAGAGTACAATATGCAGACAAGATCATGGAGGAGGATTGAAAATATGTACCCTGGTTGCAATGCAGGGGGTACATTTCATCCCGCAATGCGTTCACCTCCTTTAGTTGCAGTCGTAAATAATCAACTCTACTCTGCTGATCAAGCAACAAACGAAGTGAAAAAATATGACAAGGTTAATAACTCATGGAGCGTTGTGAAGACACTACCTGTTAGGGCCGACTGGAACAACGGTTGGGGACTGGCATTTAAAGCCTGTGGTAACAGTTTACTCGTAATAGGAGCTGGAGGACGTGGAAGTGGTGATAACGGAGTAATTGTTCTGCATTCATGGAATCCGGAGGATGGAAGCAGTAATGGAGCGGACTGGAGTGTGCTTGCGGTCAAGGAAAGAGCAGGTGCTTTTGTTTACAATTGTGCAGTGATGGGTTGTTAA